DNA sequence from the Suricata suricatta isolate VVHF042 chromosome 14, meerkat_22Aug2017_6uvM2_HiC, whole genome shotgun sequence genome:
GTTGCCCCCATTAGACGCGGCTGTCACCGTGTCCTCAGCACTTTACCAAACTTGTGGCTTTACCAAGACAATCAGTTGAAGGGTGTGTTAAAGCCACTGAAAAAGTGTTAATGCATCTGCAGAGTGACTTCTCTTTACTAAGGAAGGCCGCCAGGGGCATCACCTTTCGGTTACATTATCACGTATCTCTGGCCCTTCACAGGCCCCATCACCGCCCGTTCTCATAATCTAGGACTCAGAACCACAGAGAGCACCCCTTGCAGGCAAGGCTTGGAATCATAGGTCGCAGGGGGCAGTGTGAGGCCTGTTGATCCCAGAGAGGTTCGTTAAGAAAGAGAGGTCTGGGGAGCGCCATCCAGGTACCTAACCCCCAGGAATCTATGACGTCGAGTTTGGCTTGCCTAATGAAGACTGTGCCATCATGGAGAACTGAGTCACAGAAGATGGGACGGAGGTGAAATGCCTTCCTGATGGAGGAGTTGCACTTTGCCCGGAGTGTGCCAAGTTCACCTTGTGAGCACTGGGCCCCAGGTCCCCGGGGCagcttttcttcttccccagGAAAGACGAGAACACTATGCACATGATTACACCGCTGAGTTTTCAGGGGCTTCAGATACTGTCAACTGATCTTTCTGCAAGCCAGTAAAAATCAGGGACAAGCCCCATCTTCCATTAGAATTATCCTCGTAGTGCTTTAGGAAGGGCGGGGCCCTGGAGAACACGCGCTCGGGATGCCAGTGCTGCTTAAGCCTCGAGTGCAGGGCCCGTCTGGCGGGCCGGCTCCCAGTGCTGCCCTCCGCTTTTCAGCTGGGCAGAACCCTGCCACACTGCCAGACAGAATCTGATCCCCAAACACCTGCTGTGGTAACACTGCCATTCTGGCTCTGGGAAGAGGCAAAGTTGAGAGTGTTTCTGCAAAGGGAATGGGGGAGGTTGGCTTCTGCGTGGCCCATCTGTCTCTAGAGGGGGACGGACAGAATGCCATAATTAGACTGAGGGAGGGGCCAAACCGTGTCTGTGTCACGGGAAAGCCCTGGGGAGGGCCAGCGGCCACAGAAGTGGCAGGGTGGTAGCAGCGGCCGAGGGAGCGGACGCAAGGAGACTGGTCGTCTTAGCGGCTGCAGTGCCCAGCAGTCCTCTGCTCTCCCGTGTGACAGAACTGCGGCCTGACCCGTCCTCTCTGAAGCCACGCCCTCGGCTGCAGGAGACCCCCCCCAGCCAGGAAGCCGGGCCGGCCAACCCCCCACACCCGTTTGCAGAGCTCTCTGCCGCAGGGCGAAAGCAGGGACGACACACCACCATTCCTCTCATGGGCCACGGGGCGCAGCCTCCGGAAGGCGTTGTGGAGTTGGATTTTACCGTCATGAGTGAGGAGTTTCTAACCACCACCACAGTAGTCACCACACATTTTGTGCCTGACAGCTGGCTCTTATGGTTTCTCTCTTCATGTGCTGCAATAAAAGTGCTGGGTGAGCAAACGTTGAGGCCACACTTTGGTGATGTCACTTTAAACTCACTCATCTCGTAAGAGTAAAATCTCAAGTTCAACAAAGCCTTTACACAGGTTTGCcatcttaaaaatgatttaagtcTCTTGACCGAGCTATAGGGAGCCTACCTAGTGGCTACCTGAAATATAGATGTCACCTGAAATGTAATTGTTAATTTTGCCAGTATCTCATTGTCTTACCTGGCTCGAGCAAACCTTGTTCAGGTGCTGCTTCCCATTCTGGTTCGATTTCTGGCTCAGTAAGACCTTCTGGATCAGGACGGGGGGGACCACCAGATGACCTTACAGATGCACCTGAAGTCACTGCTTTGGCAGCGTCCCCAGAGAGCGCACGTTTGACCTCCATCTCCTGGGCAGCTGAGGTTTCCCCAGGTTCCTCCTGCCCAGGAGTGCCAGAGACCAGGGCAGTGAACTCCATCTCAAGGTACAGAGACTTTTCAGAGCCTACTGCTTTGGTAGAGCCCTCTGCATCCTGGAGCGGGGCAGGCTGACCTTTCAGAGAGGTGTCGGAGTACAGAACTGCTTCTGCCTCCTTTTGCACCGAGGAATATTCTGTGTTGTCCTCCAGCTGTGCACGTTCTACAGCACCTGTGGCTTTGCCAGAGTGTTTCCTGAGTGCTATAGGAATGGGACTCATGGGTGGTGACTGCTCATTTTCTTTACCGATAGCAACGTGATCAGTGAAAGGGATAACTACATGC
Encoded proteins:
- the CABYR gene encoding calcium-binding tyrosine phosphorylation-regulated protein isoform X3, which produces MVDVATSMPLSSEEVLSSEAAQDAAAAPPAGYPAEVVGPRVLSRTSVHVELGSKPKDDAAEPSTASSFPLQDEQDPPAYDHAPPAYDQAPQVPFQAEVEVTSFVRISSIYNNEPVTEGVTYVEQIPEHVVIPFTDHVAIGKENEQSPPMSPIPIALRKHSGKATGAVERAQLEDNTEYSSVQKEAEAVLYSDTSLKGQPAPLQDAEGSTKAVGSEKSLYLEMEFTALVSGTPGQEEPGETSAAQEMEVKRALSGDAAKAVTSGASVRSSGGPPRPDPEGLTEPEIEPEWEAAPEQGLLEPDAGNDTI